In Desulfomonilia bacterium, the genomic window AAAGAAGCCCTCGAACTCATGACCAACGAGGAGATAGCCCGCCTTATTGATATGGACAAGGTCTCGTCCATCGCGAGGGAGCGTGTCGAGAACTCCGGCATAGTCTTCATCGACGAGCTTGACAAGGTCGCGGGGCGCGAATCCGGCAAAGGCGGCCCGGATGTATCGCGCGAGGGTGTGCAGCGCGACCTGCTGCCGATAGTGGAGGGCACCACGGTCAATACGCGCTTCGGTCCGGTAAAGACCGACCACATACTCTTTGTCGGCTCGGGCGCTTTCCATGTCAGCAAGCCATCCGACCTCATACCCGAGCTTCAGGGCAGATTCCCCATAAGGGAAGAGCTTCAGCCGCTAACTGTAAAGGATTTTGTAAGAATACTCACCGAGCCCAAGAATGCACTCACCAAGCAATACAAGACCCTGCTTGCAACCGACGGGGTTGACCTGACATTCACCGACGATTCGGTCGAAGAGATCGCCCGTATAGCAGAATACATAAACGAGCACACCGAAAACATCGGGGCAAGAAGATTGCACACGGTCATTGAAAAGCTGCTCGAAGACATATCGTTCAAGGCGCCCGACGAAGGTGGAAAAATCACAATCGACGCCAAATACGTAAAAGAAAAGCTGGAGGCCATCATGCAGAAGGAAGACCTCAGCAGGTACATCCTCTAGGGCCGGCCCGGATATGGATAAGGGAAAATTCGCAAACGAGCTCAAACCGGGAGACAAGTTCTGGGGTGTTTTCATCATCGCAGAAAAAAAGATCGGCACGGCCAAAAACGGCGCGTCATTCGCAAGGCTCACCCTTGCGGATAAAACTGGCGAACTCAACAGCTTTATCTGGGACAGGCCTGTCGAAAAGACCGACGGTATTGAAACAGGGGATGCGGTGGGTGTGGCCGGTCTTGCCGAAGTCATCGACAAGGGCAGGCTCAGGGTAAAGATCGAAAAGATAAAGAGGCTCGATGACAGCGAAATCGACCTGACGCTCCTTGTTCCAGCAAGTTTAAGGGATGCCTCAGATATGATGGCTGAACTCGAAAGCCTTGTCGCAACCATAGAAGACGGGCATATAAAGATGCTCATTTCGAGGATACTGGAACGGACCGACTTCAGGGCGGCCTTCATGAAATCGCCCGCTGCCAAGGGCGTGCACCACAATTTCATCGGCGGGTTGCTCGAACATACGCTGAGCGTCATGAACGCATGCGCCGCTCTGTACCCAGCGTTGGCCCGCTACGGGCTCAACAGGGACATCATACTTGCGGGCGCTCTGCTCCACGATATCGGCAAGATCATCGAATACAGTTCTGGTAAGATGATCGATGTGACTGCCGAAGGCAGGCTGATAGGACACATCTACATCTCGGCCAGGATCACGGACGAAGAGATCGAGGCGATCGAGGGATTTCCCAGGGAACTCAGGCTGCAGCTTATTCACCTTATCCTCAGCCACCATGGCCAGCTCGAATTCGGCTCGCCCAAGGTGCCGATGACGAAAGAAGCCATATTCCTACACATGATAGACGACCTGGACGCCAAGCTCGCGGGCCTCAACTCGATAATCGAGGCCACACCCGACAGCGACGCCTTCAGCAGCTTTTCGAACATATACGGCAGGTATATCTATACTAGGTCCTACACGCCGCCTTCTGAAGAGGAATAATAATCCGCTGAAACCATTTTTCCTATTGTGTTGATCTGTCTTGCTTCAAGATAGTTGACTTGACGAATGACCTTATTTGTATAATGAACCCCGTTTTTCGGACCACTGAATAAGGTGGATTTTAGGAGAGGAGTTATTGAAGATTCTTGGTTGAGGTGACCGGGAATCCTGATAGCGGGATAGAGATGAACAAGAGAAAAACACACAGTAATGAATTCAAGTCCAGGTTGTGCTTGAGGCCGTCCGTGGCGACAAGACGATAAACGAGATAGCATCTGTTTATAAGATTCATCCGAATAATGGAAGAAGCAGTTCATGGAAAGAATACCTGATATGTTTATAAACACGGCATTTATGAAGTTTAACAATATGGCAGCTTAAACTTAATCGTACAAATATCCCTTTGAAAAGGAGAGATGTCAGATCAAGTCGGAGCTACTAAAAGATAATGAGTTTAACCTTAGACAGACTGAATTCATATGAATTGGGTCCGTATGCGGACTGAATTAATGCAATTGAGTAACCTATAAAAATTTCAAATCGCCGATTCCGGCATGAGACCTTCTTTTGAAAAGCTGAAGAAGTCTTCGCCTGCAATGATGATGTGGTCCTGAACTTTTATGTCTATACGGTGAAGTGCGTCAGAAAGCTGGCGGGTGAGTTCGATATCGCTTTGCGAGGGATTGAGCGTTCCCGAGGGGTGGTTGTGAGCAAGTATTACCGAGCAGGCCTTGTGACGGATGGCCTCTTCCACGACCTTGCGCGGCAGGATCTGCGCCTCCTTTACCGTGCCCGAGCTTACGAGCGCGGCATAGTTCACCTTGAGCTGCGCATCGAGACAGAGCACGTAAAACACCTCTTCGGCGCGGCCAGCCATGAGCGGCATCACATATTTTGCGGCCTTGTCCGGGTCATTGAGCTTCGGGTTCTCTTTTGATGCCTTGCCCTTCATGTATCTCCTGAGCGCCTGAGGCAGCATTGAAAGAAAGGCTGCCGCGTTTTCTCCCATGCCTTCTATCGTTGCGAGGTCTTTCGGGTCGGCCTCCAGCACGGCGGAAAGGCTGCCGAATCTTTTCATGAGCCTGTGCGCAATCGGGTTTGTGTCGTTTCTGGGAATTGCGTAAAAGAGCAGCAGCTCAAGTACCTGGTGGTCATCAAAGGCATCGAGCCCTTCTTCGAGGAAGCGCTTCCTCAAACGCTCCCTGTGTCCGGAATGCAGATTCGTTTTACCCATGACTCCCCTTTAAATTAAATGCGCATGCGTCACAAGAAACAATATGATGGATTACACGAGACCTGAGAGAAATCGGAAAAAGAACCGCAATGTTCCATGGATAGACAGCCTACCATAGTTCATGTTGACATGCGAACGCCTGCACTTATTATTACAGTTAATTTGAAATCGTATGAAACGGGGGTTTGATATGAAAAATGCCGCAAAAACCGCTTTTGTCCTGTTCGTTCTTGCCGTTATCATTTATGGCTGCAGCAATTCATCTTCCGGCAGAAGCGAGACCGAAATAAATTC contains:
- the radC gene encoding DNA repair protein RadC — encoded protein: MGKTNLHSGHRERLRKRFLEEGLDAFDDHQVLELLLFYAIPRNDTNPIAHRLMKRFGSLSAVLEADPKDLATIEGMGENAAAFLSMLPQALRRYMKGKASKENPKLNDPDKAAKYVMPLMAGRAEEVFYVLCLDAQLKVNYAALVSSGTVKEAQILPRKVVEEAIRHKACSVILAHNHPSGTLNPSQSDIELTRQLSDALHRIDIKVQDHIIIAGEDFFSFSKEGLMPESAI
- the hslU gene encoding ATP-dependent protease ATPase subunit HslU, with translation MKELTPRQIVAELDKYIIGQDKAKKAVAIALRNRLRRQKVTGDMKDDIYPKNIILIGPTGVGKTEIARRLSKLSNAPFIKVEASKYTEVGYVGRDVESMIRDLVRMGVQMVQKEESENVKVKAAENAKERLLDALLPLGKEAQETHADTREKFRTMLDEGKLDDRPVEIETNETQTPHVEIFSGQGMEEMGFDFQGMLSNIMPKRSKRRKMKVKEALELMTNEEIARLIDMDKVSSIARERVENSGIVFIDELDKVAGRESGKGGPDVSREGVQRDLLPIVEGTTVNTRFGPVKTDHILFVGSGAFHVSKPSDLIPELQGRFPIREELQPLTVKDFVRILTEPKNALTKQYKTLLATDGVDLTFTDDSVEEIARIAEYINEHTENIGARRLHTVIEKLLEDISFKAPDEGGKITIDAKYVKEKLEAIMQKEDLSRYIL
- a CDS encoding HD domain-containing protein encodes the protein MDKGKFANELKPGDKFWGVFIIAEKKIGTAKNGASFARLTLADKTGELNSFIWDRPVEKTDGIETGDAVGVAGLAEVIDKGRLRVKIEKIKRLDDSEIDLTLLVPASLRDASDMMAELESLVATIEDGHIKMLISRILERTDFRAAFMKSPAAKGVHHNFIGGLLEHTLSVMNACAALYPALARYGLNRDIILAGALLHDIGKIIEYSSGKMIDVTAEGRLIGHIYISARITDEEIEAIEGFPRELRLQLIHLILSHHGQLEFGSPKVPMTKEAIFLHMIDDLDAKLAGLNSIIEATPDSDAFSSFSNIYGRYIYTRSYTPPSEEE